One part of the Leeia speluncae genome encodes these proteins:
- a CDS encoding flavin reductase family protein, with product MSHPSTAIEPKRFREALGHYASGITIITSQLEGEPVGFTCQSFYSVSTTPPLVSFSVMKTSFSYPKIRQAGRFAVNVLTSEQESISNQFARQGADKFSGIKINNSQLGNPIIADTLLWLDCEIYAEHEAGDHLIVIGEVKSMGQTKVADAQPLLYFKGQYCFLPELSPA from the coding sequence ATGTCGCATCCTAGTACTGCCATCGAGCCAAAACGTTTTCGCGAAGCGCTCGGGCACTACGCATCTGGCATCACCATCATCACCTCGCAACTAGAGGGTGAGCCAGTTGGTTTTACTTGCCAGTCGTTTTACAGCGTGTCTACCACGCCACCACTGGTGTCTTTTAGTGTGATGAAGACTTCTTTTAGCTATCCAAAGATTCGTCAGGCAGGGCGCTTTGCCGTGAATGTACTGACCAGCGAACAAGAAAGCATCTCTAACCAATTTGCCCGCCAAGGCGCAGATAAATTCAGCGGCATTAAAATTAACAATTCTCAATTAGGCAACCCGATTATTGCCGATACGCTGCTGTGGCTAGATTGCGAAATCTACGCCGAACACGAAGCCGGTGATCACCTGATTGTGATTGGTGAAGTAAAAAGCATGGGACAAACCAAAGTCGCCGATGCACAACCACTGCTGTACTTCAAAGGCCAATACTGTTTTTTGCCAGAGCTAAGCCCGGCGTGA
- a CDS encoding methionine synthase, whose product MKKLLPTSTAGSLPKPSWLAEPEKLWSPWKLQDDELIDGKQDALRLSLQEQQQAGIDIVSDGEQTRQHFVTTFIEHLDGVDFAQRETVRIRNRYDASVPTVVGAVSRPTSVFVDDAKFLRSQTNQPIKWALPGPMTMIDTLYDAHYKSREKLAWEFAKILNEEAKELEAAGVDIIQFDEPAFNVFFDEVNDWGIATLERAIEGLKCETAVHICYGYGIQANTEWKKTLGSEWRQYEAIFPKLQASNIDIISLECQNSRVPMDLLELIRGKKVMVGAIDVASNTIETPEEVANTLRNALRFVDADKLCPCTNCGMAPLSRRVARAKLNALSAGAEIVRRELSN is encoded by the coding sequence ATGAAAAAATTATTGCCTACGTCTACCGCAGGTAGCTTGCCAAAACCGTCTTGGTTAGCAGAGCCAGAAAAACTATGGTCGCCTTGGAAACTGCAAGACGATGAACTAATCGATGGCAAACAAGACGCGCTTCGCTTGTCTTTGCAAGAGCAACAACAAGCAGGCATCGATATCGTGAGCGATGGCGAGCAAACCCGTCAGCACTTTGTCACCACTTTTATCGAACATCTAGATGGCGTGGATTTCGCCCAACGCGAAACAGTAAGAATCCGCAATCGTTACGATGCCAGCGTACCAACGGTGGTCGGTGCGGTTAGCCGCCCAACATCCGTGTTTGTAGACGACGCAAAATTCTTGCGTTCGCAAACCAATCAGCCAATCAAATGGGCGCTACCTGGCCCGATGACGATGATTGATACGCTATACGACGCCCACTACAAAAGCCGCGAAAAATTGGCGTGGGAATTCGCCAAAATTTTGAATGAAGAAGCAAAAGAGCTAGAAGCCGCAGGCGTCGATATTATCCAGTTCGACGAACCCGCCTTTAACGTGTTTTTTGATGAAGTAAACGATTGGGGTATTGCCACTTTAGAACGTGCCATTGAAGGCCTAAAGTGCGAAACCGCCGTCCATATTTGCTACGGTTACGGGATTCAGGCCAATACCGAATGGAAAAAAACATTGGGGTCGGAGTGGCGACAATATGAGGCGATTTTCCCCAAACTACAGGCGTCTAATATCGACATTATTTCCCTAGAGTGTCAGAACTCTCGTGTACCAATGGACTTGCTCGAACTCATTCGTGGTAAAAAAGTCATGGTGGGGGCCATTGATGTGGCCAGTAATACCATTGAAACACCAGAAGAAGTAGCAAATACACTGCGTAATGCGTTACGATTTGTCGATGCAGACAAGCTTTGCCCTTGTACCAACTGCGGCATGGCGCCTTTGTCTCGTCGTGTAGCGCGTGCAAAGTTAAATGCTTTAAGTGCAGGTGCAGAAATCGTCCGAAGAGAACTCTCTAACTAG